One bacterium genomic window, GGCGACAGGAGGCACACGCCGAAGTCTGCTGTCTCCTTGACGAAAACGGTGAAGCCCGTGCGCAGCACGACGTTCGCCATCTCTTCGGAGATCGCCTGAATCCGGTTTTTGAAGATCTCGAGGAACACCGGGTCGGTCGGCATCACCCAACCTCCCCGACGAGGTTCCCGCCGGCGTCCGCGCGCACGCGATAGCCGGGAGGGACGAACGTCGTCGTATCGTACTGCTCGATGATGGCGGGCCCGGCGACCCACCGGTCCGCGCCGACGGCAGAGCGCTGCCGGACCACGGCGTCATGGGTCGCACCGTCGACGAACACCGCCCGCGTTTCCTCCGGGCGCTCGCCGCCGCGCCCCGCCCGCGCCAACAGGCGCGCCACCTTGGACGTCTCCCCAACCACAGTCGCGCGCAGATTGACAAACGTGATCGGCGCCTTGGAGTCGCTCACGCCGAAAATCGAGTGATACAGTTGGTGGAACCGCCGCCCGATCGCGGTCCGGTCGCCGCGTTCGGCAGTCGGCACGGAAACCTCGATTTCAAACGCCTGCCCCTCGTACCGCATGTCGGCGCTGTACAGGACGAAGGACGAGGCGAGTCGGATGCCCTGCGCGCTCTCTTCCGTCAGCCACTGCTGGCCCCGCCGTTCGAGCGCGCCATAGGCGGCCTCGAGATCGCCGTCGGTGAGTTGGTGGTCGCTGCGGTACAGCGTGTGGACAAAGTCGTTCCGGAGATCGGCCACGATGCAGCCGAGGGCGCACAGCGTGCCGGGCGACGGCGGGATCAGCACCTTCCCGATTCCGACCTCCCGGGCGAGAAAGAACGCGTGCGTCGGGCCAGCCCCGCCGTAGGCGAGGAGCGTGAAGTCACGCGGGTCCACGCCCTTCCGCGCCATGAGCGGCGTGAACTGGGCGTACATGTTCGATGTCGTCACGTCGAGAATGGCCTGCGCGACGGAGCGCGACGACAGGGAGATCCCCCGGCCGAGTTCCGTAAGGGCCTGCTCGGCGAGCGACGCTGTCAACGGCATCTGCCCGCCGAGAAACCGGTCCGGGGCGATGATCCCGAGATGCACGTACGCGTCGGTGACCGTCGGCCACCGGCCGCCCCGCCCGTAACACGCCGGTCCGGGGTCGGCACCCGCGCTGCGCGGCCCCACCTTGAGGACGCCTGCCGCGTCCAACCATGCGATCGAACCGCCGCCCGCACCGATCGACGACACGTCGACCGCCGGCATGATCACCGGAAAGTCTCCGACCTGGTTCTCCGTGGAGTACGCGGGCTGGCCGTCGACGACGATCGCCACATCTGCGCTCGTTCCGCCCATGTCGAGTGTCACGATCCCGCCCACGCCGGCGAGGCGCGCTACGTGAGCCGCCCCGATGACACCGGACGCCGGGCCTGACAGGAGTGTCTGCACCGGCTCCTCCGCCGCGCGCGCGGCGGTCATCACCCCGCCGTTCGACTTGGTTGAGAGCACCTGGGCTCGCAGCCCGCGCCGCGCCGAGCCCCGCTCGAGGTTCCGGAAGTACCCGGCCATGCGGGCCCCGATGTACGCGTTCATCACCGCCACCAGGCAGCGCTCATACTCACGCTGTTGCGGCCACAGGTCCGCGCTCGCGCACGCGAAAAGCGTGGGGAACTCGGCGTGGATCAGATCCCGGACCTGATGCTCGTGCTCGGGATTCTTGTACGCGTGCATGAAGCACACCGCGACCGCGGTTACACCATCTGCCTGGAGCCGGCGGATGGCATCGCGCGCCTGCCCGAGGTCGAGCGCGCGGTGCACACGACCGTCGGCAAGCATCCGCTCGTCAATCTCCTG contains:
- a CDS encoding hydantoinase/oxoprolinase family protein, with the translated sequence MVGRYRLGVDIGGTFTDVMVADEAGTVAATLKTPSIPGAPEEAIFNALEDLRHADVPAEEIALFVHGTTLGVNTLIERNGATTGLLVTRGLRDILEIRRLRLENTTDFYGDKPLPLVPRDLVQEIDERMLADGRVHRALDLGQARDAIRRLQADGVTAVAVCFMHAYKNPEHEHQVRDLIHAEFPTLFACASADLWPQQREYERCLVAVMNAYIGARMAGYFRNLERGSARRGLRAQVLSTKSNGGVMTAARAAEEPVQTLLSGPASGVIGAAHVARLAGVGGIVTLDMGGTSADVAIVVDGQPAYSTENQVGDFPVIMPAVDVSSIGAGGGSIAWLDAAGVLKVGPRSAGADPGPACYGRGGRWPTVTDAYVHLGIIAPDRFLGGQMPLTASLAEQALTELGRGISLSSRSVAQAILDVTTSNMYAQFTPLMARKGVDPRDFTLLAYGGAGPTHAFFLAREVGIGKVLIPPSPGTLCALGCIVADLRNDFVHTLYRSDHQLTDGDLEAAYGALERRGQQWLTEESAQGIRLASSFVLYSADMRYEGQAFEIEVSVPTAERGDRTAIGRRFHQLYHSIFGVSDSKAPITFVNLRATVVGETSKVARLLARAGRGGERPEETRAVFVDGATHDAVVRQRSAVGADRWVAGPAIIEQYDTTTFVPPGYRVRADAGGNLVGEVG